A stretch of Aedes aegypti strain LVP_AGWG chromosome 2, AaegL5.0 Primary Assembly, whole genome shotgun sequence DNA encodes these proteins:
- the LOC5571150 gene encoding ATP synthase subunit gamma, mitochondrial: MFKSVVPVLAQVPTEVCLGQQNRGMATLKAISIRLKSVKNIQKITQSMKMVSAAKYARAERDLKQARPYGVGAQQFYEKAEVAAKEEEPKKLYIAITSDRGLCGAVHTGVARYIRGDLAADPNIKVICVGDKSRAILQRLYGKNIEMVCNEVGRLPPTFLDAAKLTNAILNLGYEYTDGKIIYNKFKSVVSYAVADMPIFSLKSVESAEKLPVYDSLDSDVIQNYLEFSMASLLFFAMKEGACSEQSSRMTAMDNASKNAGEMIDKLTLTFNRTRQAVITRELIEIISGASALESKD; this comes from the exons ATGTTCAAGTCCGTTGTACCCGTTCTGGCCCAGGTGCCGACTGAGGTTTGCCTTGGCCAGCAGAACCGTGGAATGGCCACGCTAAAGGCCATCTCGATTCGTCTGAAGTCGGTCAAGAACATCCAGAAGATCACCCAGTCCATGAAGATGGTGTCCGCTGCCAA GTATGCCCGTGCGGAACGTGATCTGAAGCAGGCCAGACCGTACGGAGTCGGTGCTCAGCAGTTCTACGAGAAGGCGGAAGTGGCCGCCAAGGAGGAGGAACCGAAGAAGCTCTACATCGCCATCACCTCCGACAGAG GTCTGTGCGGAGCTGTCCACACCGGTGTGGCTCGTTACATCCGTGGCGATTTGGCTGCCGATCCCAATATCAAGGTCATCTGCGTTGGCGACAAGTCGCGTGCCATCCTGCAGCGTCTGTATGGCAAGAACATCGAAATGGTGTGCAATGAGGTTGGCCGTCTGCCACCAACCTTCCTGGATGCTGCCAAGCTGACCAACGCCATCCTGAACCTGGGATATGAGTACACCGATGGCAAGATCATCTACAACAAGTTCAAGTCGGTCGTGTCGTACGCCGTTGCCGACATGCCCATCTTCAGCTTGAAGTCCGTGGAGTCTGCTGAAAAACTGCCGGTCTACGATTCTCTCGATTCCGATGTCATCCAGAACTATCTGGAGTTCTCGATGGCCTCGCTGCTGTTCTTCGCCATGAAGGAAGGCGCTTGCTCGGAGCAGTCTTCCCGTATGACTGCTATGGACAACGCCTCCAAGAACGCCGGTGAGATGATTGACAAGCTGACCCTGACCTTCAACAGAACCAGACAGGCTGTCATCACTCGTGAGCTGATTGAAATTATCTCTGGTGCTTCAGCCCTGGAGAGCAAGGATTAA
- the LOC5571152 gene encoding gametocyte-specific factor 1 homolog, producing MNAQLFSNQSSSVLRGYEDLVECPYNRAHQIMQFRMQTHLTKCRKNYKDLKYVKCPFNETHDIPQKELALHVESCVDRESFDRYKFCVATSAATIVPEVASSVDEALDNKIMGNPSEELWDEGPMVRAYNPHAYAARANVIRKCTGMAPSQKKAFKEAERQRLTELKRRCEVKTEQT from the exons ATGAACGCACAATTATTCAG CAACCAAAGCAGTTCCGTCCTGCGGGGTTACGAAGATCTGGTGGAATGCCCGTACAACCGGGCGCACCAGATAATGCAATTCCGGATGCAGACGCATCTGACCAAGTGCCGCAAAAACTACAAGGACCTTAAGTACGTGAAATGCCCTTTCAACGAAACgcacgacattccccagaaggAGCTAGCG CTCCACGTAGAAAGTTGCGTTGATCGCGAGTCTTTCGATCGGTACAAGTTTTGTGTGGCTACATCGGCGGCCACCATTGTTCCGGAGGTCGCATCATCGGTGGACGAAGCACTGGACAACAAGATAATGGGCAATCCATCGGAAGAGCTATGGGATGAG GGACCCATGGTCAGGGCCTACAACCCCCACGCCTATGCAGCGCGTGCCAATGTTATCCGGAAATGCACCGGAATGGCTCCGTCGCAGAAGAAGGCCTTCAAGGAAGCCGAGCGCCAGCGTCTAACCGAGCTCAAGCGGCGCTGCGAGGTAAAAACTGAACAAACGTAA